A genomic region of Burkholderia humptydooensis contains the following coding sequences:
- a CDS encoding phage baseplate protein, protein MILDMIMISPKKIGSIAVQVAIEEVYNDELTITEHPVEQGAQITDHAFKRQPDVVMRCGWSNADYEALLGTAEATFDGGGLPSAQYVNAIYSQLLALQQARTPFDVTTSRRFYQNMLLQGLRLTTDPKTSSALILTATLKQIRIVSTQVTKLPPKENQADPASTAETANGGTKAAMPATPAPGGAVPPGSM, encoded by the coding sequence ATGATCCTCGACATGATCATGATCTCGCCGAAGAAGATCGGCAGCATTGCGGTGCAGGTCGCGATCGAAGAGGTCTACAACGACGAGTTGACCATCACGGAGCATCCGGTCGAGCAGGGGGCGCAGATCACCGATCACGCCTTCAAACGTCAGCCGGATGTCGTGATGCGGTGCGGTTGGAGCAATGCCGATTACGAGGCGCTGCTCGGCACCGCGGAAGCGACTTTCGATGGTGGCGGCTTGCCGTCGGCGCAGTACGTGAACGCGATCTACTCGCAGCTGCTCGCGCTGCAGCAGGCCCGCACACCGTTCGACGTGACGACGAGCCGTCGCTTCTACCAGAACATGCTTCTGCAGGGGCTACGGCTCACAACGGACCCGAAGACGTCGAGCGCGCTGATCTTGACCGCGACGCTCAAGCAGATCCGGATCGTCTCGACGCAGGTCACGAAGCTGCCGCCGAAAGAGAACCAGGCCGATCCGGCGTCGACAGCCGAGACGGCCAACGGCGGTACCAAGGCAGCGATGCCTGCGACGCCCGCGCCCGGCGGCGCAGTGCCACCGGGGAGTATGTGA
- a CDS encoding SGNH/GDSL hydrolase family protein: MAKGVIASFLGMIVMACSACGGDGNNPGVNPPTQSASKSVASTCYVEGAKAGSACILDDQALARSVVQFGDSTRLKQVFEKARSGQPITIAAIGGSITQGAWATAPENRYVNRMFGWWQATFPQSKMTLINAGIGQTNSLYGQQRAQHDLFQYNPDFVIVEFANNDAITQQMQDSMRSLIRMILDSPSHPAVMMLFTMARDGTNSEDNQIPVGKEFNVPMVAVREAILPLEKSGQLDPVDITADPIHPNDLGHKILAQIVAYRLQSSLHE, encoded by the coding sequence ATGGCCAAAGGCGTAATTGCATCGTTTCTCGGGATGATTGTGATGGCATGCAGCGCGTGTGGGGGCGACGGCAACAATCCCGGCGTCAACCCGCCCACTCAGTCGGCGTCAAAATCGGTAGCTTCGACGTGCTATGTCGAGGGTGCGAAAGCCGGATCGGCCTGCATTCTGGACGATCAAGCCCTCGCGCGCTCGGTCGTACAGTTCGGCGATTCAACGCGTCTCAAGCAGGTGTTTGAGAAAGCACGCTCGGGGCAACCGATCACGATCGCGGCAATTGGTGGATCGATCACACAGGGCGCATGGGCGACGGCTCCGGAAAATCGCTACGTGAATCGCATGTTCGGGTGGTGGCAAGCCACCTTCCCCCAGAGCAAGATGACGCTCATTAACGCGGGCATCGGACAAACGAATTCGTTGTACGGACAGCAGCGCGCCCAACACGATCTGTTTCAGTACAACCCGGATTTCGTGATCGTCGAGTTTGCGAACAACGACGCAATCACGCAGCAGATGCAGGACAGCATGCGTTCGCTGATCCGGATGATCCTCGATTCGCCGTCACACCCGGCCGTGATGATGCTGTTCACGATGGCGCGTGACGGCACAAATTCCGAGGACAATCAAATCCCGGTCGGCAAGGAATTCAACGTGCCGATGGTTGCTGTCCGTGAAGCGATTCTTCCGCTCGAGAAAAGCGGTCAACTCGACCCGGTCGACATCACCGCTGACCCGATTCACCCGAACGATCTGGGTCATAAAATACTCGCCCAGATCGTCGCATATCGGCTCCAGTCATCCTTGCACGAATGA
- a CDS encoding DUF4054 domain-containing protein, whose protein sequence is MDIAQFRQSFPEFDDTTTYPDPLVQFWMTVAVSLVNADRWRELTDLGVALVTAHHLALALKDQKTAAVGGVPGQVTGPQSSKAVDKVSASYDTAAVAIKDGGFWNATMYGVRYLSLAQMMGSGGIQL, encoded by the coding sequence GTGGACATCGCCCAGTTCCGACAGTCGTTTCCCGAGTTCGACGATACAACGACGTACCCCGACCCTCTCGTCCAGTTCTGGATGACCGTCGCGGTGTCGCTCGTCAACGCTGACCGGTGGCGCGAGCTGACGGATCTGGGTGTCGCGCTGGTCACCGCGCACCATCTCGCGCTCGCGCTGAAGGACCAGAAGACGGCCGCCGTCGGCGGCGTGCCCGGGCAGGTGACCGGGCCGCAGTCGTCGAAGGCCGTCGACAAGGTGAGCGCGAGCTACGACACCGCGGCTGTCGCCATAAAGGACGGCGGCTTCTGGAACGCCACGATGTACGGCGTTCGCTATCTCAGCCTCGCGCAGATGATGGGCTCGGGCGGTATTCAGCTGTAA
- a CDS encoding phage protein, translating into MSVLQFGRKVSLIIGFDSGEALDLSELRIVFRVQRGDLQTPNSARIRVYNVSATTARRAQKEFTRVVLQAGYEGNYGIIFDGQIKQVRRGRETQTDTFLDITAADGDSAYNFAVVNTTLAAGSVASDHVSVATAAMNPYGVSLGYMPPVSANPLPRGKVMFGMARDFLRGIAKTTQTVWSIQDGKVVLVPETAYMPGEIPKITSETGMVGLPQQTANGIEVKMLLNPSVKIGRLIWLDNASIQQYEYSLNVGQQAENERIEMQAKLQDDGFYYVMLAEVSGDTRGEEWYTSVICLAADVTVLPDSFKDKAAVPSADVIKRFG; encoded by the coding sequence ATGAGCGTTCTGCAGTTCGGCCGCAAGGTATCGTTGATCATCGGCTTCGACAGCGGCGAGGCTCTCGACCTGTCCGAGCTGCGGATCGTGTTCCGCGTGCAGCGGGGCGACCTGCAAACGCCGAACTCGGCGCGTATCCGGGTCTACAACGTCTCCGCGACGACGGCACGCCGGGCGCAGAAGGAGTTCACCCGCGTGGTGCTGCAGGCGGGCTACGAAGGAAACTACGGGATTATCTTCGACGGCCAGATAAAGCAGGTGCGGCGTGGGCGCGAGACTCAGACCGACACGTTCCTCGACATCACGGCGGCGGACGGCGACTCGGCGTACAACTTCGCCGTGGTGAACACGACACTGGCGGCCGGCTCGGTCGCGAGCGATCACGTTTCGGTCGCAACGGCGGCCATGAATCCGTACGGCGTGTCGCTCGGATATATGCCGCCGGTGTCGGCGAACCCGCTGCCTCGCGGTAAGGTTATGTTCGGGATGGCGCGCGACTTCCTCCGCGGGATCGCGAAAACGACCCAGACGGTCTGGAGCATTCAGGACGGGAAGGTGGTACTGGTGCCGGAGACAGCCTACATGCCCGGCGAAATACCGAAGATCACGTCGGAGACCGGCATGGTCGGACTGCCGCAGCAGACGGCGAACGGCATCGAGGTGAAGATGCTGCTGAATCCGAGCGTGAAGATTGGCCGCCTGATCTGGCTCGACAACGCGAGCATCCAGCAATACGAGTACAGCCTCAACGTCGGCCAGCAGGCCGAGAACGAGCGAATCGAGATGCAGGCGAAGCTGCAGGACGACGGCTTCTACTACGTGATGCTCGCGGAGGTAAGCGGCGATACGCGCGGCGAAGAGTGGTACACGAGCGTGATCTGCCTCGCGGCGGACGTCACGGTCCTGCCCGACTCGTTCAAGGATAAGGCGGCGGTGCCGTCCGCGGACGTGATCAAGAGGTTCGGCTAG
- a CDS encoding DUF3383 domain-containing protein, with amino-acid sequence MSNGLPVSRLINVTINLAALAAQGANMNTGLILGPSAVIDTNERARSYGSINDVTADFGTNTPEYFAAALYFNQVPQPQQLMIGRWAKTATSGSLRGGVLSTAQQDMTVWKAVTAGAFNITIDGTAKTVTALDFSAQTNLNGVATVINAKLTGATIAWNGSQFVITSGTSGTSSTVGYATAPGSGTDVSSMLGLTSSLAGTPAAGIAPEQPVDAAAVFIDRFANQFLGLDFADASITDAQHIAVANLIEADQRHLYGITTQNPQVLDSTVSTDIASKLKALNLKYTILQYSSSSPYAVSSLLGRLLTVNFNGNNTTITLMFKQEPSVAAEQLTSTQANALQAKNCNVFVNYSNDTSIIQYGVTPSGLFADSVYNAIWFRNRIETDVYNLLYQSPTKIPQTDGGNATIAATISAACEAAVNNGYLAPGVWNSAGFGALNQGDTLAKGYYVYAPPIATQSQADREARKSVTFQVAAKEAGAIHSVDILVNVNR; translated from the coding sequence ATGTCCAACGGATTGCCGGTATCGCGTCTGATCAACGTGACGATCAACCTCGCCGCTCTCGCGGCGCAGGGCGCGAACATGAACACAGGGCTGATTCTCGGCCCGTCGGCCGTGATCGACACCAACGAGCGTGCGCGCTCGTACGGCAGTATCAATGATGTGACGGCCGACTTCGGCACGAACACGCCCGAGTACTTCGCGGCCGCGTTGTACTTTAACCAGGTGCCGCAACCGCAGCAGCTGATGATCGGTCGCTGGGCGAAGACCGCGACGTCCGGTTCGTTGCGCGGCGGCGTGTTGTCGACCGCGCAGCAGGACATGACGGTCTGGAAAGCCGTGACAGCGGGCGCGTTCAACATCACCATCGACGGTACCGCGAAGACGGTCACGGCACTCGATTTTTCCGCGCAGACGAACCTGAATGGCGTCGCGACGGTGATCAACGCGAAGTTGACCGGTGCGACGATCGCGTGGAACGGATCGCAGTTCGTGATTACGTCGGGCACGTCCGGTACCAGCTCGACCGTCGGGTATGCGACTGCGCCCGGGAGTGGCACGGACGTCTCGTCCATGCTCGGCCTGACCAGCAGTCTCGCCGGCACGCCGGCAGCCGGCATCGCGCCCGAGCAACCGGTCGATGCAGCTGCGGTGTTCATCGACCGATTCGCCAATCAGTTCCTCGGCCTCGACTTCGCCGATGCATCGATCACGGATGCGCAGCACATCGCGGTCGCGAACCTCATCGAGGCGGACCAGCGTCACCTCTACGGCATCACGACGCAGAACCCGCAGGTGCTCGACTCGACCGTGTCGACCGACATCGCGAGCAAGCTGAAAGCGCTGAACCTGAAGTACACCATCCTGCAGTACTCCAGCTCGTCGCCGTACGCGGTGTCGTCGCTGCTCGGCCGGCTGCTGACGGTGAACTTCAACGGCAACAACACGACGATCACGCTGATGTTCAAGCAGGAGCCGAGCGTGGCGGCCGAGCAGCTGACCAGCACGCAGGCGAACGCGCTGCAGGCGAAGAACTGCAACGTGTTCGTGAACTACAGCAACGACACGTCGATCATCCAGTACGGCGTGACGCCGAGCGGACTGTTTGCCGACTCGGTCTACAACGCGATCTGGTTCCGCAACCGTATCGAGACGGACGTCTACAACCTGCTGTACCAGAGCCCGACGAAGATCCCGCAGACCGACGGCGGCAACGCCACGATCGCGGCGACTATCTCGGCTGCGTGCGAGGCCGCGGTGAACAACGGCTATCTCGCTCCGGGCGTGTGGAACTCGGCGGGCTTCGGCGCGCTGAATCAGGGCGACACGTTGGCAAAGGGCTACTACGTCTACGCACCGCCGATCGCGACGCAGTCGCAGGCCGACCGCGAGGCGCGCAAGTCCGTCACGTTCCAGGTCGCGGCGAAGGAAGCCGGGGCGATCCACAGCGTCGACATCCTCGTCAACGTCAACCGCTAA
- a CDS encoding STY1053 family phage-associated protein, whose translation MAKMVKINVLTAFTIRLLHEGEEVVRRVEAGVQEVEHFIADHWYAKAHTGPLPEKSADSDGSQGGTPDQADTLAATKADLQAESDRLDKLRVELDTFSKGLDERAAALDTREAAVAAGEQDLAARVAAFEAAQKDAAAAAKDGTADGATQKAGSGKKA comes from the coding sequence ATGGCGAAGATGGTGAAGATCAACGTTCTGACGGCGTTCACGATCCGGCTGCTCCACGAGGGCGAGGAGGTCGTCCGCCGCGTCGAGGCCGGCGTGCAGGAGGTCGAGCATTTCATCGCCGACCACTGGTACGCGAAGGCGCACACGGGTCCGCTGCCGGAGAAATCCGCCGATTCGGATGGCTCGCAAGGGGGCACGCCGGATCAGGCTGACACGCTGGCCGCGACGAAGGCCGATCTCCAAGCCGAGTCGGACCGCCTCGACAAGTTGCGGGTCGAGCTCGACACGTTCAGCAAGGGGCTGGACGAACGTGCGGCGGCACTCGACACGCGCGAAGCTGCGGTCGCGGCGGGCGAGCAGGATCTCGCCGCGCGGGTCGCCGCGTTCGAGGCAGCGCAGAAGGACGCCGCGGCGGCGGCAAAGGATGGCACGGCCGACGGCGCAACCCAGAAGGCCGGCAGCGGGAAGAAGGCATAA
- a CDS encoding phage protein, whose translation MTTYSFQDVAATLVGPGGAFSLGYGEATAEEGITIVRAGDKNTMTIGSDGEGMHSLHADKSGQVTLRYLKTAPINAKLMALYDAQSLDSRLWGKNLIEVRQTAAGDVTTARSCAFKKAPDLKYAKDGDIVEWVFDSIKIDNILGTY comes from the coding sequence ATGACGACTTACAGCTTTCAGGACGTCGCGGCGACGCTCGTGGGCCCGGGCGGCGCGTTCTCGCTCGGCTACGGCGAAGCGACCGCCGAAGAGGGCATCACGATCGTGCGCGCCGGCGACAAGAACACGATGACGATCGGCTCGGACGGTGAAGGCATGCACAGCCTGCATGCCGACAAGTCCGGCCAGGTCACGCTGCGATACCTGAAGACCGCGCCGATCAACGCGAAGTTGATGGCGCTGTACGACGCGCAGTCGCTCGACAGCCGCCTGTGGGGCAAGAACCTGATCGAGGTTCGGCAGACGGCTGCCGGCGACGTGACGACCGCGCGCAGCTGCGCGTTCAAGAAGGCGCCGGACCTGAAGTACGCGAAGGACGGTGACATCGTCGAATGGGTCTTCGACTCGATCAAGATCGACAACATCCTCGGGACGTACTGA
- a CDS encoding lysozyme: protein MANVPKKTLAGVVGAAAAALLFSMVPKFEGLELVARPDPIGIITACNGDTKDVRAGQRFTPDQCRARLEQRLIEHAEPVLKCTPVLKGHTYQLAAAVSFAYNVGAGAYCGSTTAKRFNAGDWKGACRALNEADNGRPQWVTAGGRVLPGLVKRRAEERALCERDL, encoded by the coding sequence ATGGCTAACGTACCGAAGAAGACACTCGCGGGTGTTGTGGGGGCTGCTGCGGCAGCCCTTCTTTTTTCCATGGTCCCGAAGTTCGAGGGGCTCGAGCTCGTCGCGCGGCCGGACCCGATCGGGATCATCACGGCGTGCAACGGCGACACGAAGGACGTCCGGGCCGGGCAGCGCTTCACGCCCGACCAGTGCCGCGCGCGCCTCGAACAGCGGCTCATCGAGCATGCCGAGCCGGTGCTGAAGTGCACGCCGGTCCTGAAGGGGCATACGTACCAGCTCGCGGCCGCCGTGAGCTTTGCCTACAACGTCGGCGCCGGCGCGTACTGCGGCAGCACGACGGCGAAGCGCTTCAACGCCGGCGACTGGAAGGGCGCGTGTCGCGCGCTGAACGAGGCGGACAACGGCCGGCCGCAGTGGGTGACGGCCGGCGGCCGCGTGCTGCCGGGCCTGGTGAAACGGCGCGCTGAAGAGCGCGCATTGTGCGAGCGCGACCTATGA
- a CDS encoding Gp138 family membrane-puncturing spike protein, which produces MDRRERVGDPEVALREAFDGVRAGIWTALPGIIQSFESAPDRPPTCSVQPAIKAQVRGIDGTIQSVALPLLVDCPVQFPAGGNCTLTFPVKQGDECLVVFASRCIDAWWQSGGVQEQAELRMHDLSDGFALLGFRSRPRALAGVSGTSTQLRSDDGATYIDLNPTLQKVKIVAPGGFDVVAPLSTFSAAVTITGLLTFVGGMVGSAASGAAAVFNGILNVIGQITANGKRVDDTHTHRENGAGSNTSPPN; this is translated from the coding sequence ATGGATCGACGTGAAAGGGTAGGCGACCCAGAGGTCGCCCTGCGTGAAGCGTTTGACGGCGTCCGCGCGGGTATCTGGACGGCGTTGCCCGGCATCATTCAGTCGTTCGAAAGCGCGCCCGATCGACCGCCCACGTGCAGCGTTCAGCCGGCTATCAAGGCACAGGTGCGTGGCATCGACGGCACGATTCAAAGCGTCGCGCTACCGCTGCTGGTCGACTGCCCGGTCCAGTTCCCCGCCGGCGGAAATTGTACGTTGACGTTTCCGGTGAAGCAGGGAGATGAGTGTCTGGTCGTGTTCGCATCGCGTTGCATCGACGCTTGGTGGCAGTCGGGCGGCGTGCAGGAGCAGGCTGAGCTGCGCATGCACGATCTGTCGGACGGGTTCGCGCTGCTCGGCTTTCGATCGCGGCCGCGCGCGCTTGCCGGCGTCAGCGGCACCTCGACGCAGCTGCGCAGCGACGACGGCGCGACGTACATCGACCTGAACCCGACGCTGCAGAAGGTGAAGATCGTGGCGCCGGGCGGTTTCGACGTGGTCGCGCCGCTGTCGACATTCTCGGCGGCCGTGACGATCACTGGCCTGTTGACGTTCGTCGGCGGGATGGTGGGGAGTGCCGCGAGCGGGGCCGCCGCGGTGTTCAACGGCATCCTCAACGTGATCGGCCAGATCACGGCGAACGGAAAGCGCGTCGATGACACGCATACCCACCGCGAGAACGGCGCGGGCAGCAATACGAGCCCGCCTAACTGA
- a CDS encoding DUF6889 family protein → MHAQMCRYESLLDGTLGLADVALMNDSLAVRADNEAAYRRKMERENG, encoded by the coding sequence GTGCACGCCCAGATGTGTCGGTACGAGTCGCTGCTCGACGGAACGCTCGGCCTGGCCGACGTCGCGCTCATGAACGATTCCCTTGCCGTCCGGGCGGACAACGAAGCGGCGTACCGCCGCAAGATGGAAAGAGAAAATGGCTGA
- a CDS encoding DUF2612 domain-containing protein, giving the protein MAELNDYTSLITSEHSDKPRFMATISALVQPLVDQMGVLQSMPGKFDLDNAVGVQLDDVGLWVGVSRKIRTPLTGVYFSFDIAGLGFDQGTWKGPFDPDTGLTILDDDTYRLVIRAKIGANHWDGTLEQSAAILNSIFDADTHVFIEDHQDMSMTIGIAGKIPPATFLALLSGGYIPLKPEGVRVNYTIVTTVDDAPLFGFDMNSALVAGFDVGAWGRSV; this is encoded by the coding sequence ATGGCCGAGCTGAACGATTACACCTCGCTGATCACCTCGGAGCACAGCGACAAGCCGCGATTCATGGCGACGATCAGTGCGCTCGTGCAGCCGCTCGTCGATCAGATGGGCGTGCTGCAGAGCATGCCGGGAAAGTTTGACCTCGATAACGCTGTCGGCGTCCAGCTGGACGATGTTGGGCTCTGGGTCGGCGTGTCTCGGAAAATTCGCACGCCGCTGACGGGCGTCTATTTCTCGTTCGATATCGCGGGCCTCGGCTTCGATCAAGGCACGTGGAAAGGTCCGTTTGACCCTGATACGGGCCTCACGATTCTCGACGACGACACGTACCGGCTGGTCATCCGCGCGAAGATTGGCGCGAACCACTGGGACGGGACGCTCGAGCAGAGTGCCGCGATCCTGAACAGCATCTTCGACGCCGACACGCACGTGTTCATTGAAGACCACCAGGACATGTCGATGACGATCGGCATCGCAGGGAAGATCCCGCCCGCGACGTTCCTCGCGCTTCTGTCAGGCGGGTACATCCCGCTCAAGCCTGAAGGCGTTCGCGTCAACTACACGATCGTGACGACTGTCGACGACGCACCGTTGTTCGGTTTCGATATGAACAGCGCGCTCGTCGCCGGTTTCGATGTCGGAGCGTGGGGCAGATCCGTCTAA
- a CDS encoding phage baseplate plug family protein translates to MPSYFEIPFSPRPERFTVTLSGTDYRLTVQYRKAGGAGWVLDIADASDNPLVSGIPLVTGIDLLGQYKHLGFQGRLWVQGAENPDDVPTYEDLGIGSHVFWVTDQ, encoded by the coding sequence ATGCCGAGCTACTTCGAAATTCCGTTTTCGCCGCGTCCCGAGCGGTTCACGGTAACGCTGAGCGGGACCGACTACCGCCTGACGGTGCAGTACCGGAAGGCCGGCGGCGCGGGGTGGGTGCTCGACATCGCGGACGCGTCGGACAATCCGCTGGTGTCCGGCATCCCGCTGGTGACCGGTATCGATCTGCTCGGCCAGTACAAGCATCTGGGCTTTCAGGGGCGCCTGTGGGTGCAGGGAGCTGAGAATCCGGACGACGTACCGACGTATGAGGATCTCGGCATCGGGTCGCACGTTTTCTGGGTGACGGACCAATGA
- a CDS encoding phage tail assembly chaperone, with protein sequence MTTEVQLNGVRYAVGKLSAMQQFHVSRRIAPIIPPMIPVLMKFYAELEQADVARDQARANAALAALEGAGDTEAPDDDSPAPEADRSRELLSMVDAIAPVLQPFADALAGLKDEDAEYVFGTCLSVVERWQGPGWAKVWNTIHKTSMFDDIGIDVMLPLVVRVVVANLGPFISGLLTSQASSPAAT encoded by the coding sequence ATGACGACCGAAGTGCAACTCAATGGCGTGCGATACGCGGTCGGCAAGCTGAGCGCGATGCAGCAGTTCCACGTTTCGCGGCGCATCGCGCCGATCATCCCCCCGATGATCCCGGTGCTGATGAAGTTTTACGCCGAGCTCGAGCAAGCTGACGTCGCACGCGATCAGGCACGCGCGAACGCAGCGCTCGCGGCGCTTGAAGGCGCCGGTGACACCGAGGCGCCGGACGACGACTCGCCGGCCCCTGAGGCCGACCGCTCGCGCGAGCTGCTCTCGATGGTCGACGCGATCGCCCCGGTGCTGCAGCCATTCGCCGATGCGCTGGCCGGTTTGAAGGACGAGGACGCCGAGTATGTCTTCGGCACGTGCCTGTCCGTTGTCGAACGCTGGCAGGGGCCGGGCTGGGCGAAGGTCTGGAACACCATTCACAAGACGTCGATGTTCGACGACATCGGCATCGACGTGATGCTGCCGCTCGTCGTGCGCGTCGTGGTGGCGAACCTTGGCCCTTTTATCAGCGGGCTGCTTACCAGCCAAGCGAGCAGCCCGGCGGCGACGTAG
- a CDS encoding phage neck terminator protein, translated as MNDSSTGGYLAPAVDAPPAEDDELDDLVHDLIAGITALPPDLVRPRWQSTVPKQPEPSVNWCAFGLQEQEPDAGPVIQHDGTGDGHDTYIRHQDIDVMCTFYGPLAKGYAQRLADGLAIPQNREQLQLQEMAFVGVGAIRAAPDLVNQQWVRRYDMTVTLRRKITRTYAVLNLKSATVATTTDASTPVVGVSNIHS; from the coding sequence ATGAACGACAGCTCGACCGGCGGTTACCTGGCACCAGCCGTCGATGCGCCGCCGGCCGAGGACGATGAACTCGACGATCTGGTCCATGACCTCATCGCGGGCATCACGGCATTGCCTCCTGACCTTGTGCGGCCGCGCTGGCAGTCCACCGTACCGAAGCAGCCCGAGCCGTCCGTGAACTGGTGTGCGTTCGGCCTGCAGGAGCAAGAGCCGGACGCCGGCCCGGTGATCCAGCACGACGGCACCGGCGACGGCCACGACACGTATATCCGACATCAGGACATCGATGTGATGTGCACGTTCTACGGGCCGCTCGCGAAGGGATATGCGCAGCGGCTCGCCGACGGCCTCGCGATTCCGCAGAACCGCGAGCAGTTGCAGCTGCAGGAGATGGCGTTCGTCGGCGTCGGCGCGATTCGCGCGGCGCCGGACCTGGTCAACCAGCAGTGGGTGCGCCGGTACGACATGACGGTAACGCTGCGCCGCAAGATCACCCGGACCTACGCGGTCCTCAACCTCAAATCGGCCACCGTGGCGACGACGACTGACGCGTCGACGCCGGTGGTCGGCGTTTCGAACATCCACTCGTAG
- a CDS encoding baseplate J/gp47 family protein codes for MTLTTIAPTIDANGITAPTYADVLAFLQDQYRSIYGADTYLEPDSQDGQLLGVFAKAISDVNSVAIAIYRSFSPATAQGDALSSNVKINGIARKIASYSSADLVLVGQAGKTITNGAAKDANGVQWMLPATVTIPPSGTITVTATCAAIGDVSARAGTINQIATPTLGWQTVTNPADAAEGAPVESDAALRQRQMVSTSLPSLTVLDGIIGAVANVPGVTRYVAYENDTSATDANGIPSHSISLVVEGGDATAIANAIAAKKAPGAGTYGTTAVIVTDIYGRPITIQFFRPVAAPTGAVVTIKALTGYTSQTGQQIQQAVSDYINGVQIGGGLSGSVEWGDALTAANSVGGGVTFKLSGLTLTGPRGAGAPDVALLFNEAASCTPANVTLVVT; via the coding sequence GTGACTCTCACGACCATCGCACCCACCATCGACGCGAACGGCATCACCGCTCCGACGTATGCCGACGTGCTTGCGTTCCTGCAGGACCAGTACCGGTCGATCTACGGCGCCGACACGTACCTCGAGCCGGACAGCCAGGACGGCCAGCTGCTCGGCGTGTTCGCGAAGGCAATCAGCGATGTCAATTCGGTCGCGATTGCGATCTATCGCTCATTCAGCCCAGCTACCGCGCAAGGCGATGCTCTGTCGAGCAACGTGAAGATCAACGGTATCGCGCGGAAGATCGCATCGTATTCGAGCGCCGATCTGGTGTTGGTCGGTCAGGCCGGCAAGACGATTACAAACGGCGCGGCGAAGGACGCCAACGGCGTGCAGTGGATGCTACCGGCGACGGTGACGATTCCGCCGAGCGGCACGATTACCGTCACGGCGACGTGCGCGGCCATCGGCGACGTGTCCGCGCGTGCCGGCACGATCAACCAGATCGCGACGCCGACGCTGGGCTGGCAGACGGTGACGAATCCGGCGGATGCGGCGGAAGGTGCGCCAGTCGAATCCGATGCTGCGCTGCGGCAGCGCCAAATGGTGTCGACCTCGCTGCCGTCGCTCACAGTGCTCGACGGCATCATCGGCGCTGTCGCGAACGTTCCGGGCGTTACCCGCTACGTTGCATACGAGAACGACACCAGCGCGACGGACGCGAACGGCATCCCGTCGCACTCGATTTCGCTTGTGGTCGAAGGCGGCGATGCGACGGCGATTGCGAATGCGATCGCGGCGAAGAAGGCGCCCGGCGCGGGCACGTACGGGACAACGGCGGTTATCGTCACCGACATTTATGGCCGCCCGATCACGATCCAGTTCTTCCGACCGGTGGCCGCGCCGACTGGCGCCGTCGTCACGATCAAGGCGCTCACCGGCTACACCAGCCAGACGGGGCAGCAGATCCAGCAGGCTGTTTCCGACTACATCAACGGCGTGCAGATTGGCGGCGGCCTGTCCGGCAGCGTCGAATGGGGTGACGCGCTGACTGCGGCGAACAGCGTCGGTGGCGGCGTCACGTTCAAGCTGTCCGGTCTGACGCTGACCGGGCCGCGCGGCGCCGGCGCGCCGGACGTCGCGCTGCTGTTCAACGAGGCAGCGTCTTGCACGCCGGCGAATGTGACACTGGTGGTGACCTGA